AAATTGTGTCACAACGCGGGCTCACGATTTGTACTTGGCTTTGCCGCCAATCAACTTGAAGATCAACTATCTCACTTGACGTCTCAAACAATTCTTCAAAATGCTCCGACTGTGCCGCCAGAACTACAGCTCGTCGATCCACATGACCAACAGCAGCGTCTGGACGACCGAGCGAGGTCATACCTGCATGCCAATTGCAGCATGTGCCATCATCCGAGTGGCAACGCAATCGTCTCTTTTTATTTGAAGCGTGATTTGCCGTTCGAAAAACTCAACACGAACAAAGGTACCGGCATCGGCACCTTCGGTATGCGAAACGCCAAGTTAATCGCACCCGGCGACCCTTATCGATCGGTTTTGATGTACCGCATGTCAAAACTCGGTTATGCGCGCATGCCCTACATCGGCTCACAACTTGTCGATAGCGCAGGGGTCGCTCTCGTGTCAAAATGGATTAGCTCATTACCTTCAACATCGACGGTCGGAGCTTCTCCGCCAACCCAATCAGATTCGCTTGAAGCCCGAGCACTGGCGAGACTCGTCAAAAATACTGCTGAAACTCGCGAGTCGCGAGACGCGGCAATTCAAACTCTGCTGCAATCCACGGAAGGATCGTTGGCTCTGCTCGCACAACTGCACAGCAACGCTCTTTCTGAGCCAGACAAAGCGTCAACCATCGCAATCGGAAGCGAAGTCACCAACAAGAACATCAGCGGTCTCTTCGAGACCTTCCTTCCCGAATCAAGATCCGGCTCTCGGCTCGGTGCTAACATTGACCCGCGTTTAATTCTAGAACTCCCTGGCGATGCCACACGTGGAAAACTGATTTTCCACAGCGATGGTGCTCGCTGCAAAGCTTGTCACGATCCACGCGACAAGTCAAAATCGATCGGTACCACGCTCGTCGACATCAATGTGAAATACAAAGAACCGGCTGAAATATTGCAGCAGGTGTTAAACCCTTCCCTGCGGATTGATGAGTCGTTGGCCAGTTACCTGATCCTGACGAACCGAGGCAAAACAGTCACGGGCCTGATCGAAAAGAAAACCGACACTGAAGTGGTGCTCAAGACGGCGGAACAAAAACAGATTCGCATCCCAACAGTCGAGATCGAAGAGTTGCGAAAGAGTTCGAAATCACTGATGCCCGACCAAATCCTTAGTGATTTAACTGCCCAAGAAGCGGCCGACCTCCTTGCATACATCCGCTCATTTCATACCAGCGAATGAGCCTGATGACGGCCTCCAAAACGCCAGCGGTGGACGCCACGAGCGTCACGACTCGCCGAGGGCAAACACGTCGGTGCTCAACGGCAGTCCTTTGACCCAATGTCTGACGCAGCGATCCGTGACATTCAATCAACAAGCGGACCATCGGCAGACCAGTCAGCCAACGCATGGTCGGTTGCCAACAGATCGTCTTCATCAGCATTCGCTTTATCCGAAAGACCCCACCCAGGATATTCGTGAGGCAAAGCATACCAACCGTTTGGCCAGGTTTCCGGCTCCCAACGATCGTTTACCTCATTGAACGGTGTGATACGAACCCAATCAATTTCAAGCGTTGCTTCGGAAAAATCGGGGTCGCCAGCCCAGCCGACCCGGTCGACGTACACCCCTTCGAGCTGTTCTTTGTATCCCGCGGAGGGAAACCAGATTCCGAGCCAGAACCGCGAGGCCTGAGTCGGAATATTGTCTTGGCCAAACAGCGCTCCCTCATGTCGGTACACCTCGTCGCCGTCAATCGTCCAAATGACTCGGGGCAACTCCCCGTCGCCACCGCTGTGCCAATCAATCCCATAAGTGTGGAATTGACCATCGTTAACAACCTCAACTCGCCCCGGATGATGGGCACCTTCACCGCCAAGTTTTCCACCCCAACTATTGACCCGGGCGTTATCGAAACTGATCGGATCATGGGATGATCCATTTTGCAGCGACGTGGGAAACTCCCAATCGATTTCGGAGTTACGGACACGACTCGGCTCCTCCCAATAGGCTTCTTCGCTGGGGAAGTGTTCGACGTAGTGAAAGGTCCAAAACGCGGAAGCGGCACCCGTCACTTCGGGAATCCGAGCGCGGACTTCGTAACGACCGGATGCATAATAATCGCGGGTCGCGATCCCTGCCCCGACGCGAGTCGTCCGATCATTGTGACCAACCACCTCGCCTTCGTAATCATCCCCATGAGCATGCAACAGAAGCAGGCCATCCTTGATCTCGACATTCTCAGGAACGAGTCCCCCATTATCGCCGCCCCACGCTTTATCGACGACCAACCATGATTCGAGATCAAGTCCGTCGCCAAAATCATCGTAAAGGATCTCGGTGGTTGGTTCCTGGTCGGGTTGAGGCGTATCGAGCCACTCCCCTCCCTGAGCCCGCAGCGAAACATTCTGCACCGAGAGACTCCCGTCGGATCCTTTGTACTGCTCAAGAACAACCCGCACATGACGATAGCTACCGCCCGTGGTAAAAGAGATCGAAACATGCTCGTCGCTGCCCGAGAAAAGCTGTAAGTCGGCGTTCAAATCCGCCCGGTCTCGTACCGCGATCGTCGCACCACTCCCCTCAACGCTTGCCATCGCTGTGAGCGTGTAGGTTGTATTGGGTGCGAGTGCGTAGGGAATATCTTGAACAGCACGAGCAGATTCTTCTGCGGTGGCCGTCAATGTCACAGTGGTATTTCCATCATCCGTCTGCCAGACGGCATGATCGCTGACCCACTGCTCGAGGCCCGCTGCAAAATCGGCGTTCGCAACCATTTCGTCACCCGCCGACACCAGTACGGGAAGCGCGGGGGGGATCGGCCATTCACCGCCTTCCGACGGGACAGGCAGCGGTAAAACACCCTCGACAATCCGTAGATCGTCAAAATAAACATTTCCAGTTTGCCCCTGATAGGCCTCCAGGAAGAGTCGCACCTCGGTACTGTCGGTCGCAGTGTAAAAGACAAACCGCTTTTCCTGCCACTGATCACCTTGGGCAGCATTAGTTTTTGGAAGCTGCGTACCCTGATCAACTCCAAACGATGCCCAAACGCTTTCACCCTCCGTACGAACTCGGGCACTAAACGTGTAGAGCGTTTGAGGTCGCAAACCTTCTATGATCTGTATCGCACGACTCGATTCGGTAGCAGCAGGCAGTAATTCGAGCGAGCTTTCTCCATCCATGCCGGAGACAACTGCCACGCTGCCAACTGTCGACCAAGCCGAGTGAATAGAACCCGTAAATGTTCCTCCTTGCACCCAATTGCCGGCTGAATCAGGACCCAATACGGGCGGATCACTGACGGGCGGATCACTGACGGGCGGATCGGTTGGCGGCGCCAACTCTGCAGGCACCAGGTAGATCGCATCAACTCCCACCGAGCCAATCTGCTGCTTGTACGCCTGGGCGAAAAGGGTAACAAACTGAGTGTCGGCGGCGGTGGTAAAGCTGAGGCTGTACTCGCCTGAAACATTGTCTCCCACCGTCACTTCAGACCACTTACCATCAAAACCTTTTACCCCAAAATAACCGTAGACACCCTCTTCGGAGAAGATCTGACCGCTCAGTCGATAATCAGTAGATCCTTCGACAGAAACCCGTTGAGAAATAGAAGCGGTGCCTTCGGAAGTCGGCTGCAGTCGCAGCTGTGGATTGCCGCTGACTTCCGTAATCGATGCACTGGCTGACAGACTACTATCGTCAACCCAACCGATAAGATCCTGTGAAAAATCACCGTTGCTCACAGCATTGTCAACAGGATCATTAACAGGTGGATCATTAACAGGTCGGAGAAGTCGTAACGTATCGACTCCGATCAATCCGGTCTGCTGCTTGTAGGCCTGGGCATAAACAGTCACAAACTGCGCATCGGTGGCGGTGGTAAAGCTAACCGTATAGGAACCCGAATGTCTGTCTCCGACATTCACATCCGACCACTTACCGTCAAAACCTTTTACCCCAAGGTATCCGTACGCACCTTCCTCAGAAAAAATCTGGCCGGTGAGCTGATAATCGGTGCCGCCATCGACGGAGATCTGCTGGGAAATACGCGCGGTGGCTTCCTGGGCGGGTCGCAGAATTGCTCGAGAATCACCACCGACCTGCTCGACCGACACGGTGGCTGGCAGACTACTTTCGTTAACCCATTGGGACAAGTCGTCAGAGAAATCGCCGTTCGCGATCACGTCGACCGCAAGTAACTGCCGCAACTCAAGCGATTCAACCTGCAAGCCTCGAATTGATCGTATCTTCCTTGACCCATTTTTCAAAAAGGGAAGTCGCATCAATCATCTCCATCCAGGGTCGCGAGAGGAACCGCCACCGGCCGCAGAAATCGTTCAATTTGTTTGTTGTCTCACCTAAGTGAGAGCCATCAAGGGATATCTGAACTCCACTGCCGTGGACAAATTCCGGGCAGGAAAAGGAGCCTGCCTACTCGCGAAGCCAACAGCGAAGCCAACAGCGAAGCCAACAGCGGCCGTTCGAACTGAATTCTTTGCTAGATAAATCCAAAGACAAGCTTCCCACCCAGGGTGAGTGGCTGAGCAACCCGAGCACTGCCGGGAAAAGGGTGCTGCTTTGCTTCAACTTACTCGGCTTTTCTGCAGCCAAATCTGGTGCCCAACCGAGTTGCTCAACGGGCAAATCCCCCTTCAGGGACAGGCTGGCGATGGCAGTCCGCCCAAACAGAGGTGAGCCATTCGCTTGCTGACCAATTGTCCAAGCTTCCGCTGAAAGTGAATCGGCGTTCCAAAGCCACCAGCAGCCTGTCGAAATCGTCGTTCAGCAAAAAACCCAACTTCCGAGCGGAGCACTGCAGGTGCCGTGTCTCCCCATCTGATGTATCTTATTTCTTACCGGGCAACTTGTTCGCCCCCTGAGCGACAGATAGATAATGAACAAGTTCGGCTGGCCAAGACCAACGAAGGAATGGGACTGGAAAAACAGGGTCGGTCATTTGATCCTTAATCGAATCACGGGTTCCATGCCATCGCTTTGCCGTCTGGCTAGCTGAGGTAGACAAAGCAGATACATTTTTATCGGCTCGAAGGCAGACAGGATAACTGTTGATGGAAAAATCGAGACAAGTCGATCCAAGCGGCGCGGTCGACCAGACCTTTACTCCGGCCCACCGCGTACGGCACGGCAAGCATTTCAAACGTGCTTTCGCTCGCCGACAAAGTGTCGCGGACGACGTGTTGATCGTGTACGGCTGCGAAAATCAACTAAATGTTTCTCGCCTCGGCCTCTCAGTGTCGAGAAAGGTTGGGGCCGCTCCGACCAGAAACTACTGGAAACGTCTAATCCGTGAAACGTTTCGCCGAGTATCTCGCGATCGAAGCCCCGGATTTGACTTCGTTGTCATTCCCCGCAAAGGCGCGACCGCCGACTTCACTCGGATCCATCGTTCGCTACCTCAATTGATGCGACGAGTGGAAAAAAAACTGCGTCGAACCCAGACATGAATCGGCTATGGACAACAATCCGCGAACTTCCGGCGCGGTCAATCATGCTAGCCATCCGAGGCTATCAGCTAGCTATCAGCCCACTTCTCGGTCAAAACTGCCGCTTCACACCCAGCTGCAGCTGCTACTTCATCGAAGCCGTGAAAAAATATGGTGCGATCAAAGGCAGCTTGCGAGGCGTGGGGCGAATTCTACGTTGCCATCCGTTCAATCGGGGCGGCTACGATCCTCCATAGTGACATTTCTCGATCGCCAATTGTTTTGCAAGCCTCTCTATTGACCCGCTTTCAGCAAACGACTACGGTTCTGCCTCATTATTTTGTCGATTTTGGTTTGAAACGGGAGTTGTCATGGGCACGATGCCTGAACGGACAGTAGTCAGCACTCTGTTGGTACTTCTTAGTCTGACGGTCGGGTGTACATCGCCCGTGGTGCGTTCACAGACACCGGATACCGAGCCGATTATCGAAGAAAGAACCACCACGACGGTCGGTGACATGGCACAGATTTGGGGCATGCGTCCCATGATGATCGAGGGCTTGGCCCTGACCACCAACCTAGACAACACCGGCAGCGACCCACCGGCCAACAGCCAACGTCGCATATTGGTCGACGACATGAAGCGACGTGGTGTAGATAAGCCGAACACATTGCTTTCTCTGCCCTCGACATCGCTGGTGATCATTCGCGCAAAGATTCCGCCAGGGCTGCGCAAAGGCGATCGCCTGGACGTCGAAGTACTCACTCCTTCTCGTAGTGAGACGGAGAGTCTCCGCAATGGATGGTTGATGCAATCGCGGCTCCAAGAAATGGCCGTATTGGGAAACAAAATCCGGACCGGAGAGCCACTCGCACTCGCAGCCGGTGCCGTCGTTGTCGACGCCCTGATGGAGGGAGAAGGCGACCGGGTATCGGAAACACGCGGCAGAATATTAGGGGGAGCACTCTCGACAAAGAGTCGCGAATTAGGGCTGATTCTCAAGCCGGACCATCAGAGCGTTCGTGCAAGTGCTCGTATTGGCGACGTGGTCAATCGACGCTTTCACACCTTTGACCGTGGCACGAAGCGAGGAGTCGCCATTCCAAAAAGAGACTCGTTCGTGGAAATCACAGTTCATTCCCGTTATCGCAACAATTTAGTTCGATACTTTCGTGTGATCCAGTCGATTCCGATCAGCGAATCGCCCCACAAGATGATTGAACGCATGATTTCCCTTGAGGGTGATCTCAGAAATCCGAAAGAAGCTCTTTCGACGGCCGTGAAGCTGGAGGCGCTTGGTAAAGAGGCCGTGCCAACGCTGCTCAGCGTCTTAGACTCAGATAGCCAAATCGTACGTTTCGCAGCGGCCGAATCATTGGCCTATTTGGATCGCAGCGAAGCGATTCCTCATCTAAAAAACGCGGCCATCCATGAGCCGGCTTTGCGTTGGCATGCGATTACCGCCCTCGGTTCTATGGTGAGCTCGGATTCCCGCGAGGCGCTCGCCGACCTCATGCAGATCGAAAGCGACGAAGCTCGCTATGGAGCGTTCTACGCCATCATGGACGCCAACCCACGCGATCCGGTGGTGAAGGGTGAGATCATCGACGACACGCTATCAATCCACGAAATCCCATCGGACCGGGCTCCTTTGGTGCATATTCGCAAGACGAATCGTCCGGAGATCGTCTTGTTCGGACAAGATATCACAGTCACCACGCCTGTCGCAATTTTCGCGGGTAAAAAGATCATGGCCAAGTCGGATGGCTCGGATCGCTTCAAAGTGAGCCGTTTTGAATTAGGCAAAAATGACACTGTAATTTACTGCTCGAATAACCTGAGTGATTTGATCCGCACAATTGTCAAACTGGACGGCTCTTACACCGACGTGGTAGCAGCTATTAATCATGCAAAACAAAACGGGAGCTTATCGGCTCGCGTTAAGTTTGATGCACTCCCCAAACCGGGACGCGAGTACAATTTGGAAGATGAGTCGGCCAAAGAACCGGGCGAGCGGATCCCGGCCGACAAAAAAGACGATTCCTTGTCAGTTGGAAACGGTTTACCCTCCGGCAAGGTGCACGATCAGTCGGGTGTGTGATAAAATACGTCCTGGGGCATTGGCCCTTCCTGCCCTGGGTCTAGCGGCACACTCCGATCGTTTCAACGACGGGCTGTTGCCTGCTCGATAAAATCATGTACGACGGGGCTTTCGCTAAACCTGATCGTCCTTCGTTTGTCTTCGGTGAACCATGCTCAAAGCACTTGAACTCTGCGGCTTTAAAAGTTTCGCGGACAAGACACGTTTTGAGTTTCCCGAGGGAATCACGGTAGTTGTCGGTCCCAATGGATCTGGCAAGTCCAACATCGTAGACGCGATCAAATGGGTGCTCGGTGAACAGAGTGCCAAAAGTCTGCGTGGCAAGGAAATGGCCGACGTAATTTTCAAGGGTTCGGGTGGCGCCTCAGCGACTCGTCGCCCCGCGAATACGGCCGAGGCGACCATCTTTTTTGAAAACGCCGACCGACTACTACCGGTCGATACCGATGAGGTCTTAATTACTCGTCGGGTGTATCGGAGCGGCGAAGCCGAGTATTTGATTAATGGCAACCCGTGTCGCTTGCGGGATGTGCGTGATCTTTGCCGCGGCACGGGCGTTGGCACCGACGCCTACAGCCTGATTGAGCAAGGAAAAGTCGACACCCTCCTGCAAGCTTCCGCTCGAGAGCGTCGGGCGATCTTTGAAGAAGCCGCAGGAATCAGCCGATTCAAGGCGAAGAAAGTTGAAACTCAGCGTCGGCTCGAGCGAGTCGAACAGAATCTGACACGTCTGGCAGACATCGTCGAAGAGGTAGAGAGCCGCTTACGAAACGTGCGGAATCAGGCTTCTAAAGCGCGTCGTTACAAAGAATACAACGACCGACTAAAACAATTGCGGACCAACGTTGGTCGAGCCGACTGGCGGAGATTCACCTCCCAACTTGACGAGTTAAATCAACGGCTCTCGGAAACTCGTGGTCAACTCGTTGAACTGCAGACAATTTTGTCTGACGACGAGTCAACTCAACGGGATTTGAATCAACAGGCGGAACAAGTCGGAACCGCCCTGCAGACCGCCGAGAGTTCGATTGCGGACGTTCGACAACGGTTGGCACATCATCGCTCAGCCGCGGATCACGAGCGAGAGCGTCTTGCTGACCTGGAACACGAGATCCAACGCTATCGACGCCAATGGCTGGCGATGACCACCCGGGCCGGTGACTTGGGTGAGCAAGTCGAGGAAATCGAACAGCATCTAGAATCGGCCGAAAGTGTTGATCACGAGATTCGCGAGCGGCTGCTGGGGCATGAAGCAGAACTGCAAACGACCACGGTTGAATTAAATTCGCGCCGGCGAGAACTGGATCAACAACGTGAACAACACGCAAATCTCTTGCGTGAGAGCGGCGACCTGGGCCGAGAAATCAGCGGTTTAGCTGCCGAAATCCACAGCACTCAAGAAACGCTCGAACGGTGCCAACAGCAGCACAAATCATTAACAAGCCAACTGACCAACGCCTTTGCAGAGCTGGCAGAAAAAGAAGCGGACGAAAATCGACTCGACCAGCAGGAGCGAAAAAGCCGCGAGAAACTCAGCACAGCTCGCCAATCACTGCAGAAACGTGAACAACGACTTTCCCTCACACAGCAAGAATTGATTGACTTACAACGACGTCACGCAGTAGCCAGCGAACGTGCCAGCGTTCTCGAGGATCTTGAGCGGCGGAAGGAAGGTCTGAGCCCTGGGGTGAAGCAGATTCTGCTCGACTCACAAGACAGTCTGATGGGACCGCTTACCACCGTCCGCGGACTAGTCGCTGACTTGATCCGTGTCGACGTCGGAATGGCCCCTCTGATCGACGTCGCGTTGGGAGATCTTACTCAATTCATCGTGGTCGATGGCAGCTCCTTGGCCCAGGCCATTGCAACTGGCGAAATTCAACCCAAAGGCCGTGTTGGATTAATCGACCTGGAATTGCCCCATCGTGGCGAGGAGCGGTCGCTGCCGCAATTGACTCATCGAGCGGTGCTTGGCCGAGCTGATTCATTCATTGAAGTCGGGGCCGCGTTCCAACCGCTGGTTCGTCAATTACTAGGATCAACTTGGTGTGTCGAGACACTCGCCGACGCAATCGGCTTTCAGCAGGAGCACACCGCACTCCGCTACGTGACACGTGCCGGCGAACTTTTAGAAAGTAATGGTCGACTTCTGGCCGGCCCACGACAATCGGGACTCGGACTTGTCTCTCGTCGCAGTGAGTTGCGGTCGCTTCAGCAAGAAATCCTTCAGCTCAATCAAACTCTCCAACAGACAGAACACAAACTCCAACACTTAAAAAATGAGATTGGTGAAGCGGAACAGTTGGTCGAAACCCAAGCAACCGCTCACAATCAAGTGTCGGCCGAATTAACCGAAGCGAGAATTCAGCGTCAAGCAGCCGGCAATCGCCACAAAACACTCGCGAGCCAATTGGAAACCGTTCAAAGCGAGATCGTTGTTGCCCAGGAAAAATTGACGATCGCTGAACAACGTCACGCCGGAAAAGCCGATCAACAGGCCAAAATGAACGAGCGAGTCGGACAACTGGAAAACAAATCTCAGCAAAATCGGCAAAAGATTCAACAAACCGAGAGCCAACGACAGGAAGAATCCTCCAAAGTCACCGCTGTCAAAGTTGAATTGGCAAAGAGCGAACAGCGGCTGGATGATCTGCGCGGACAACTCATTCGCTTTCAGGAAGATCAAAAAGAGCGAACTCGCGCCCTGGATGAGATCCGCTCGCACCTCCATCGAGCCCAAGATCGACATTGCCAAGCTAGCCGCCTGATCCTCGATGCCACCAGCGCTTTGGCAGAACTCTATCTGGCCGACGAACACTGGCAGCGCGAAATATCGACCCTACACGAGACGCGAGCCCAAGTTCAACATCGACGCGGCGAACTGGAGCGAAGCTTGCGGGAGACTCGGGAACGACAACGTCAGCAGGAGCAGATTCAACACACCGCAGAACTCGAAGCCAACCAGGCTCAATTAGAACGCGATGGCTTAGCCCAGCGAGTCCAAGATGATTACGGTATTGAACTCGCGAAGATCGAAGATCTGCCCGAAGAATCAGCCGAGGAGCAGATCGAGCGTGAAGAGGTCGACCGCGAAATCGCTGAACTTCGCCGAAAGATCAGTAACATTGGGGCGGTGAATATGGCCGCACTCGAAGAAATTGAATCTCTGGAACAGCGACACGAAACACTCGCCGCACAATATCAGGATTTGTCTGACGCGAAAAACTCGCTGGCTCGCATCATCCACAAAATCAACGCCGACAGCCGTCGACTATTCACCGAAAGCCTGGAGATCATTCGCACCAATTTCCAAGCGATGTTTCGCCGCGTGTTCGGCGGTGGTCACGCCGATATTGTGCTGGAGAAAGATGTCGACATCCTCGAGGCTGGCATTGATATCGTCGCTACTCCTCCGGGAAAACAATCATTGGGGATCTCGCTGCTAAGCGGGGGTGAGAGAGCATTAACGGCTGTCACCCTCCTGCTGGCAATCTTTCAATACCGCCCCAGCCCCTTCTGTGTACTCGACGAAGTCGATGGCCCACTCGACGAAGCGAACATCGGTCGCTTCATCGACGTACTCAGAGAGTTCCTCGAATGGACCAAGTTTGTGGTGGTGACCCATTCGAAAAAGACCATGACTGCAGCCACGACCCTCTACGGGGTCACCATGCAAGAATCGGGCATCTCAAAACGCGTATCCGTCCAGTTTGAAGATGTCACCGAGGACGGACACATTCGTACCGAAGCACTCCAGCGGCAATCCGATCCGACCGATCCAGCCCCCCCCGATGACGGCAGCGGTGACGACGAGCAAGCCGCTTGATGGACCGCAAAGCCATAAAACCGTCTCAACTAGACGACCCACCGTCATTCGAACCAGTTCCGCATGCAGTGACGACACGAATGTTTGAGAAAATCTGCCGAAACGGTGCGACTATGCG
This DNA window, taken from Pirellulaceae bacterium, encodes the following:
- a CDS encoding glycoside hydrolase family 16 protein, whose product is MRLPFLKNGSRKIRSIRGLQVESLELRQLLAVDVIANGDFSDDLSQWVNESSLPATVSVEQVGGDSRAILRPAQEATARISQQISVDGGTDYQLTGQIFSEEGAYGYLGVKGFDGKWSDVNVGDRHSGSYTVSFTTATDAQFVTVYAQAYKQQTGLIGVDTLRLLRPVNDPPVNDPVDNAVSNGDFSQDLIGWVDDSSLSASASITEVSGNPQLRLQPTSEGTASISQRVSVEGSTDYRLSGQIFSEEGVYGYFGVKGFDGKWSEVTVGDNVSGEYSLSFTTAADTQFVTLFAQAYKQQIGSVGVDAIYLVPAELAPPTDPPVSDPPVSDPPVLGPDSAGNWVQGGTFTGSIHSAWSTVGSVAVVSGMDGESSLELLPAATESSRAIQIIEGLRPQTLYTFSARVRTEGESVWASFGVDQGTQLPKTNAAQGDQWQEKRFVFYTATDSTEVRLFLEAYQGQTGNVYFDDLRIVEGVLPLPVPSEGGEWPIPPALPVLVSAGDEMVANADFAAGLEQWVSDHAVWQTDDGNTTVTLTATAEESARAVQDIPYALAPNTTYTLTAMASVEGSGATIAVRDRADLNADLQLFSGSDEHVSISFTTGGSYRHVRVVLEQYKGSDGSLSVQNVSLRAQGGEWLDTPQPDQEPTTEILYDDFGDGLDLESWLVVDKAWGGDNGGLVPENVEIKDGLLLLHAHGDDYEGEVVGHNDRTTRVGAGIATRDYYASGRYEVRARIPEVTGAASAFWTFHYVEHFPSEEAYWEEPSRVRNSEIDWEFPTSLQNGSSHDPISFDNARVNSWGGKLGGEGAHHPGRVEVVNDGQFHTYGIDWHSGGDGELPRVIWTIDGDEVYRHEGALFGQDNIPTQASRFWLGIWFPSAGYKEQLEGVYVDRVGWAGDPDFSEATLEIDWVRITPFNEVNDRWEPETWPNGWYALPHEYPGWGLSDKANADEDDLLATDHALADWSADGPLVD
- the yidD gene encoding membrane protein insertion efficiency factor YidD, with amino-acid sequence MLAIRGYQLAISPLLGQNCRFTPSCSCYFIEAVKKYGAIKGSLRGVGRILRCHPFNRGGYDPP
- the rnpA gene encoding ribonuclease P protein component encodes the protein MEKSRQVDPSGAVDQTFTPAHRVRHGKHFKRAFARRQSVADDVLIVYGCENQLNVSRLGLSVSRKVGAAPTRNYWKRLIRETFRRVSRDRSPGFDFVVIPRKGATADFTRIHRSLPQLMRRVEKKLRRTQT
- a CDS encoding flagellar basal body P-ring protein FlgI; this encodes MGTMPERTVVSTLLVLLSLTVGCTSPVVRSQTPDTEPIIEERTTTTVGDMAQIWGMRPMMIEGLALTTNLDNTGSDPPANSQRRILVDDMKRRGVDKPNTLLSLPSTSLVIIRAKIPPGLRKGDRLDVEVLTPSRSETESLRNGWLMQSRLQEMAVLGNKIRTGEPLALAAGAVVVDALMEGEGDRVSETRGRILGGALSTKSRELGLILKPDHQSVRASARIGDVVNRRFHTFDRGTKRGVAIPKRDSFVEITVHSRYRNNLVRYFRVIQSIPISESPHKMIERMISLEGDLRNPKEALSTAVKLEALGKEAVPTLLSVLDSDSQIVRFAAAESLAYLDRSEAIPHLKNAAIHEPALRWHAITALGSMVSSDSREALADLMQIESDEARYGAFYAIMDANPRDPVVKGEIIDDTLSIHEIPSDRAPLVHIRKTNRPEIVLFGQDITVTTPVAIFAGKKIMAKSDGSDRFKVSRFELGKNDTVIYCSNNLSDLIRTIVKLDGSYTDVVAAINHAKQNGSLSARVKFDALPKPGREYNLEDESAKEPGERIPADKKDDSLSVGNGLPSGKVHDQSGV
- the smc gene encoding chromosome segregation protein SMC, with the translated sequence MLKALELCGFKSFADKTRFEFPEGITVVVGPNGSGKSNIVDAIKWVLGEQSAKSLRGKEMADVIFKGSGGASATRRPANTAEATIFFENADRLLPVDTDEVLITRRVYRSGEAEYLINGNPCRLRDVRDLCRGTGVGTDAYSLIEQGKVDTLLQASARERRAIFEEAAGISRFKAKKVETQRRLERVEQNLTRLADIVEEVESRLRNVRNQASKARRYKEYNDRLKQLRTNVGRADWRRFTSQLDELNQRLSETRGQLVELQTILSDDESTQRDLNQQAEQVGTALQTAESSIADVRQRLAHHRSAADHERERLADLEHEIQRYRRQWLAMTTRAGDLGEQVEEIEQHLESAESVDHEIRERLLGHEAELQTTTVELNSRRRELDQQREQHANLLRESGDLGREISGLAAEIHSTQETLERCQQQHKSLTSQLTNAFAELAEKEADENRLDQQERKSREKLSTARQSLQKREQRLSLTQQELIDLQRRHAVASERASVLEDLERRKEGLSPGVKQILLDSQDSLMGPLTTVRGLVADLIRVDVGMAPLIDVALGDLTQFIVVDGSSLAQAIATGEIQPKGRVGLIDLELPHRGEERSLPQLTHRAVLGRADSFIEVGAAFQPLVRQLLGSTWCVETLADAIGFQQEHTALRYVTRAGELLESNGRLLAGPRQSGLGLVSRRSELRSLQQEILQLNQTLQQTEHKLQHLKNEIGEAEQLVETQATAHNQVSAELTEARIQRQAAGNRHKTLASQLETVQSEIVVAQEKLTIAEQRHAGKADQQAKMNERVGQLENKSQQNRQKIQQTESQRQEESSKVTAVKVELAKSEQRLDDLRGQLIRFQEDQKERTRALDEIRSHLHRAQDRHCQASRLILDATSALAELYLADEHWQREISTLHETRAQVQHRRGELERSLRETRERQRQQEQIQHTAELEANQAQLERDGLAQRVQDDYGIELAKIEDLPEESAEEQIEREEVDREIAELRRKISNIGAVNMAALEEIESLEQRHETLAAQYQDLSDAKNSLARIIHKINADSRRLFTESLEIIRTNFQAMFRRVFGGGHADIVLEKDVDILEAGIDIVATPPGKQSLGISLLSGGERALTAVTLLLAIFQYRPSPFCVLDEVDGPLDEANIGRFIDVLREFLEWTKFVVVTHSKKTMTAATTLYGVTMQESGISKRVSVQFEDVTEDGHIRTEALQRQSDPTDPAPPDDGSGDDEQAA